From one Pontibacillus sp. HMF3514 genomic stretch:
- a CDS encoding ABC transporter permease: MLTYLTLNVHKWKRRPFLFLLLLLLPLLAFLALYPLFKSSVSDIAIPVALVDEDESQWSEIVQERVAQDNRVRIIDMDREKAKVAVQKGDVEAAFVLNQGFMEAIRSGNISDSVQWLRTEQSELDVFVKEQIGAEIMRLALNAKAANTLQNWGANVDWEEAFQHADEYWDPNPLFQMEYIVKTPKQGEAPDVGLAQWMFVVIALFFLYAWLWFISLLKGIVQDEKAGRTARVLFLRSSLTGYYFMHFITFFVVISGSFFLALNGLFYVTNTSQELMTTWNVWSACVLFGTMLLTLIVFLLGKRSSKMLVVITVFTFISFTVNLLPMQPPGVMGALFPHNWLTDLNPWEAGGM, encoded by the coding sequence ATGCTTACGTATCTTACTTTAAACGTTCATAAGTGGAAGCGTCGTCCATTCCTTTTTCTTTTGCTTCTGTTGTTACCACTTTTAGCTTTTTTAGCTTTATATCCTTTATTTAAGAGCTCGGTTAGCGATATTGCTATTCCCGTTGCTCTAGTGGATGAAGACGAATCACAATGGTCCGAGATCGTTCAAGAGAGAGTAGCCCAAGACAATAGGGTGCGCATCATTGATATGGATCGTGAAAAGGCAAAGGTAGCGGTTCAAAAGGGGGATGTAGAAGCTGCATTTGTTTTGAATCAGGGATTTATGGAAGCTATTCGAAGCGGCAATATATCTGATTCTGTGCAGTGGCTTCGAACAGAACAGTCGGAGCTAGATGTTTTTGTGAAAGAGCAAATAGGTGCTGAAATAATGAGATTAGCGCTCAATGCCAAGGCCGCTAACACCTTGCAGAATTGGGGAGCGAATGTGGATTGGGAAGAAGCGTTTCAACATGCTGATGAGTACTGGGATCCCAATCCACTTTTTCAGATGGAGTACATCGTCAAGACTCCTAAACAAGGAGAGGCTCCAGATGTTGGATTAGCCCAATGGATGTTTGTCGTGATCGCACTCTTCTTTTTATACGCCTGGCTTTGGTTTATTTCGTTATTAAAAGGTATTGTCCAAGATGAAAAGGCAGGGCGGACGGCTCGAGTGTTATTTTTACGCAGCTCATTGACTGGGTATTACTTCATGCATTTCATTACTTTCTTTGTGGTTATAAGCGGATCCTTTTTCTTGGCTTTAAATGGTTTGTTTTATGTGACGAATACAAGTCAGGAACTAATGACAACTTGGAACGTGTGGAGTGCATGTGTATTATTTGGGACGATGCTTCTAACGTTAATCGTGTTTTTACTAGGCAAGAGAAGCTCTAAAATGCTGGTAGTGATTACGGTTTTTACCTTCATTTCGTTCACAGTCAATCTATTGCCTATGCAGCCACCAGGTGTAATGGGTGCGCTTTTTCCACATAATTGGCTTACTGATTTGAATCCATGGGAAGCAGGAGGAATGTAA
- a CDS encoding ABC transporter permease, whose translation MNGFSLWGYEMRAALRRPAPLFLSFFIPLLLLGLVLLSVYSLIPQNEENIQAAIVDFDQTFETKALVNQLSEDDEMKKALTLLPMSSGKADEQFSNGLLAGIITIPKGFSESLRIGENEPIQVVTNEEQPLSANMLKLLLDSGAMYISASQSAVNTVYDLHIKELSDSGERSQKLQQAILTLTLFALSRNDAFSQEELRSGSRIGWKAHGLLAVLLTVISSFALLFHWFDSKHAPSSMLLRLRSYHITQVQLFRVQWGKWFFLISIIGCVYWGLATWWSNLLSAESTLIILLMAAFLASLIACCRSLITHIGLRMIALLLVTFLGLGAGGVWVPSLYLPEYLSSAAWNPFGILYSLYSENMMGEDFSRVLLVKIIVWTLLLFVAGLLFALRKERRHAYVSYFKRS comes from the coding sequence ATGAACGGGTTCTCATTATGGGGATATGAAATGAGAGCGGCCCTTCGTAGGCCTGCTCCTCTTTTTTTATCTTTTTTTATACCACTCTTATTGTTAGGGCTTGTTCTGTTAAGTGTTTATTCACTAATACCACAAAATGAAGAAAACATTCAGGCTGCGATTGTAGATTTTGATCAAACATTTGAAACAAAGGCGCTAGTGAATCAGCTTTCTGAAGATGACGAAATGAAAAAAGCACTGACCCTTTTACCGATGTCTTCTGGAAAAGCAGATGAGCAATTTAGCAATGGTCTTCTTGCTGGAATAATTACTATACCAAAAGGGTTTTCAGAAAGTTTACGTATAGGTGAGAATGAGCCTATTCAGGTAGTGACGAATGAAGAGCAACCTCTATCAGCAAACATGCTTAAATTGTTGTTAGATAGTGGCGCAATGTATATTTCTGCATCACAAAGTGCTGTGAATACGGTTTATGATTTACATATAAAAGAGCTTTCAGATAGTGGTGAGCGCAGTCAAAAACTTCAGCAAGCGATCTTAACGCTTACGTTGTTTGCTTTATCTCGGAATGATGCATTCTCCCAAGAGGAATTGAGGTCAGGAAGTAGAATTGGCTGGAAGGCACATGGCCTCTTGGCAGTTCTTCTCACTGTCATTAGTAGCTTTGCGTTATTATTTCATTGGTTTGATAGCAAACATGCTCCAAGTAGTATGTTGCTACGACTTCGTTCTTATCACATTACACAGGTCCAATTGTTTCGTGTCCAATGGGGGAAATGGTTCTTCTTGATCTCGATTATAGGGTGTGTGTATTGGGGCTTAGCTACCTGGTGGAGTAACCTTCTTTCAGCTGAAAGTACACTTATTATCCTTCTAATGGCTGCATTTTTGGCATCTCTGATTGCGTGTTGCAGAAGCTTAATTACTCATATTGGCCTTCGTATGATCGCGTTGCTTCTCGTGACCTTCCTTGGGTTAGGGGCAGGCGGCGTGTGGGTTCCATCCTTGTATTTACCTGAGTATTTAAGTTCGGCTGCGTGGAATCCCTTTGGTATCCTGTATTCCCTATATTCGGAAAACATGATGGGAGAGGATTTCTCGAGAGTTCTTTTAGTAAAAATCATAGTTTGGACGCTCCTATTATTCGTAGCCGGATTGCTTTTTGCTTTAAGAAAGGAGAGACGCCATGCTTACGTATCTTACTTTAAACGTTCATAA
- a CDS encoding ABC transporter ATP-binding protein, whose translation MIQLENVSKTYKSKTVLHPVSMNIEEGKSIGIIGPNGAGKSTFLKLVASLEKPTDGTLSFNGVPYRKNVKNLRKHIGYIPQDIALYEELTVKEQISFWKRVSLEKPDPSFIKQMIRTLRLDEVYKQRVDRLSGGWRRKVNLLVGFMNNPSICLLDEPTAGIDLAAKEDILTWLQSFHNQGKTLLYISHDWYELNQLSDEYLLFAKGRPIVRATREELLREKDLIMEQYPEEQELQNILKFFK comes from the coding sequence ATGATTCAACTAGAAAACGTATCAAAAACCTACAAATCGAAAACCGTGCTCCATCCTGTATCCATGAATATAGAAGAGGGGAAATCAATTGGCATCATAGGTCCGAACGGTGCAGGAAAGTCTACGTTTTTAAAGCTCGTTGCTTCCCTAGAAAAACCAACCGATGGTACTTTATCGTTTAATGGTGTACCTTATCGCAAAAACGTGAAGAATTTACGTAAACATATTGGATATATTCCACAGGATATCGCTCTTTATGAAGAGTTAACCGTCAAAGAGCAAATCTCATTTTGGAAGCGAGTATCTTTGGAAAAACCGGATCCTTCGTTTATAAAACAAATGATACGAACGCTAAGGTTAGATGAAGTGTATAAGCAGAGAGTTGATCGTTTATCAGGAGGATGGCGTAGAAAAGTGAACTTGCTCGTTGGGTTCATGAATAACCCTTCGATTTGTTTGCTGGACGAGCCGACAGCTGGGATTGATTTAGCTGCAAAAGAAGATATTCTCACTTGGCTTCAATCGTTTCATAATCAAGGGAAAACGCTTTTGTATATTAGTCATGACTGGTATGAGCTGAATCAATTAAGTGATGAATATTTGCTATTCGCAAAAGGCCGACCGATTGTAAGAGCGACTCGTGAGGAACTGTTACGTGAAAAGGATTTGATTATGGAACAATATCCAGAAGAACAGGAATTGCAAAATATATTAAAGTTCTTTAAATAA
- a CDS encoding asparagine synthase has product MNIREGIIPVVLGTAVTAAAYCLESRRSRQERYADALVGFGLAHIVLGAIDLIEHRR; this is encoded by the coding sequence TTGAATATTCGTGAAGGTATAATACCTGTAGTACTCGGTACGGCTGTTACGGCTGCGGCGTATTGCTTAGAAAGTAGACGTAGCCGCCAAGAACGATACGCTGATGCGTTAGTTGGTTTCGGATTAGCACACATCGTCTTGGGTGCCATCGACTTAATTGAGCACCGCCGCTAG